The Pantoea sp. At-9b genome includes a window with the following:
- a CDS encoding oxidoreductase has protein sequence MTTKVALVTGASSGIGEATVQRLKALGFTVYAAARRIERMQHLIDSGVHVLAMDVTNDDAMQAGITDIIARSGRIDVLVNNAGYGSYGAVEDVSLDEARAQFEVNVFGAARLCQLVLPYMRAQHSGTIVNITSMGGKLHTPLGAWYHGTKFALEAISDCLRMEVQPFGIDVVVIEPGGIRTEWGGIAADKLREVSGNGAYAGQAKQMAESLAGEAGRKRLSPPELIANTIARAVAARHPKTRYASGFGARPLIFLRRWLPDRAFDRLLRLATGVLR, from the coding sequence ATGACCACCAAAGTTGCTCTGGTTACAGGCGCTTCTTCCGGTATCGGTGAAGCGACCGTACAGCGTCTCAAAGCCCTGGGTTTTACTGTTTACGCGGCCGCGCGGCGTATCGAACGGATGCAACATCTGATCGATAGCGGCGTGCATGTGCTGGCGATGGATGTGACCAATGATGATGCTATGCAGGCGGGCATTACCGACATTATCGCCAGATCGGGTCGTATTGACGTGTTGGTAAATAATGCCGGTTATGGCTCTTACGGCGCAGTGGAAGACGTGTCTCTGGATGAAGCGCGGGCGCAGTTTGAGGTCAATGTGTTTGGCGCTGCGCGCTTGTGCCAACTGGTACTGCCTTACATGCGGGCGCAGCATTCGGGCACGATTGTGAATATCACCTCAATGGGCGGTAAGCTGCACACGCCACTTGGGGCCTGGTATCATGGCACCAAGTTTGCGCTGGAGGCGATCAGCGACTGTCTGCGCATGGAAGTCCAACCTTTTGGCATTGATGTGGTGGTGATTGAGCCGGGCGGTATTCGCACCGAGTGGGGCGGCATTGCTGCTGATAAGCTGCGCGAGGTTTCTGGTAACGGGGCTTATGCCGGGCAGGCGAAGCAGATGGCCGAATCATTGGCGGGTGAAGCCGGGCGCAAACGTCTGTCGCCGCCCGAACTGATCGCCAACACCATTGCCAGAGCGGTGGCGGCGCGCCATCCTAAAACCCGCTATGCCAGTGGATTCGGTGCCAGGCCGCTGATCTTCCTGCGTCGCTGGTTACCTGACCGCGCGTTTGACCGCTTGCTGCGGTTGGCAACCGGAGTATTGCGCTAA
- a CDS encoding sugar ABC transporter ATP-binding protein codes for MSDEIILQANHISMLFPGTLALDRVDYRVWRGKVNVIIGENGAGKSTLMKILAGVQQPSTGEMLLNGQKVVFHSTRDAARHGIGMVHQELNLFENLSVAENIFLGREIQQGIRPINEAEQARRTAVLMQRLDQPISPQEKVGNLKVGQQQLVEIAKALAEDADILILDEPTSALSKTEVEILFRVIRELTRQGVSIIYISHRLEELMAIGDVITILRDGRFQAEAQVSDIDVPWIVREMLGSEPVSNFLPPNRQFGAAVLEAEHITCVSPNGNTLVDDVSFQVRAGEIVGIYGLMGAGRTELFECLLGSQRNYLGKLWLDSKPLPTRLPTAERIRMGMSLVPEDRKRAGIFPISSVASNLTIASLWRRLSHRMVIAQQAEREAVTSTVGNLAIKVSSPDVAISALSGGNQQKVVIGRSLLTNPRLLLLDEPSRGIDVGAKAEVFRMMVRLSEQGIAVLFSTSDLKEIMAVADRILVMSGGKLTADLPRAEAEEAALVKASAQGFS; via the coding sequence ATGAGTGACGAAATTATCCTGCAAGCGAATCATATTTCGATGCTGTTTCCTGGCACCCTGGCGCTGGATCGGGTGGATTATCGCGTCTGGCGCGGCAAGGTCAACGTCATCATCGGTGAGAACGGTGCCGGTAAATCGACGCTGATGAAAATTCTCGCAGGGGTGCAGCAACCCAGTACCGGCGAAATGCTGCTTAACGGCCAGAAGGTGGTGTTCCACAGTACCCGCGATGCAGCCCGCCACGGTATCGGTATGGTTCATCAGGAGCTGAACCTGTTTGAAAACCTCAGCGTGGCGGAGAACATTTTTCTGGGTCGCGAGATCCAACAGGGAATCCGTCCGATCAATGAGGCGGAGCAGGCGCGTCGCACCGCCGTGTTGATGCAGCGCCTCGATCAGCCGATCTCGCCACAGGAGAAGGTCGGTAATCTCAAAGTGGGTCAGCAGCAGCTGGTGGAGATTGCCAAGGCGCTGGCGGAGGATGCCGACATCCTGATCCTCGATGAACCCACCTCGGCGTTGAGCAAAACCGAGGTGGAAATTCTGTTCCGGGTGATTCGGGAACTGACGCGCCAGGGGGTTTCGATCATTTATATTTCGCACCGGCTGGAGGAGCTGATGGCGATTGGCGATGTCATCACCATCCTGCGTGATGGACGCTTTCAGGCTGAAGCGCAGGTGAGCGATATCGATGTGCCGTGGATTGTCCGTGAAATGCTCGGCAGTGAGCCGGTCAGCAACTTTCTGCCGCCAAATCGGCAATTTGGCGCGGCGGTGCTGGAAGCGGAGCACATCACCTGCGTCAGCCCGAACGGTAACACGCTGGTGGACGATGTCAGCTTCCAGGTACGCGCCGGGGAAATTGTCGGCATCTATGGCCTGATGGGAGCCGGTCGCACCGAATTGTTTGAATGCCTGCTCGGCAGCCAACGTAATTATCTTGGCAAATTGTGGCTCGACAGCAAACCGCTACCCACCCGGTTGCCCACCGCTGAACGCATTCGCATGGGGATGAGCCTGGTGCCGGAAGATCGCAAGCGCGCCGGTATTTTTCCCATCTCGTCGGTGGCGAGCAACCTGACCATCGCCAGCCTGTGGCGTCGTCTGTCGCATCGCATGGTGATTGCCCAGCAGGCTGAGCGTGAAGCGGTGACCAGCACGGTCGGCAATCTGGCGATCAAGGTGTCATCGCCGGATGTCGCCATCAGCGCGCTGAGCGGTGGCAATCAACAGAAAGTGGTGATTGGTCGGTCATTACTGACCAATCCCCGCCTGTTACTGCTGGACGAACCGAGTCGCGGCATTGATGTCGGGGCCAAAGCGGAGGTGTTCCGCATGATGGTGCGGTTGTCAGAACAGGGCATCGCGGTGTTGTTTTCCACCTCCGATCTAAAAGAAATCATGGCGGTTGCCGATCGCATTCTGGTGATGTCCGGCGGCAAACTTACGGCCGATCTTCCGCGTGCTGAGGCGGAAGAAGCGGCACTGGTCAAAGCAAGCGCACAGGGGTTCTCTTGA
- a CDS encoding transketolase family protein — MSNAQHLANVMVNAFIDAVNRGIDLVPVVADSTSTAKIAPFIKAFPDRLVNVGIAEQTLVGTAAGLAIGGKVAVTCNAAPFLISRANEQVKVDVCYNNTNVKLFGLNAGASYGPLASTHHSIDDIAIMRGFGNIEIYAPSCPLECRQIIDYALDHVGPVYIRLDGKDLRQLHDDSYQFRPGNIDVLRSGKDIALVAMGSTVHEIVDAAEQLQSQGIDAGVIAIPSIRPCDTQQLRELLNHYPAVITVEEHNVNGGVGSLVAEVLAEGGCGIPLLRLGIPDGQYAIAGDRAATRARHSIDAASVVNNAVRICTGE, encoded by the coding sequence ATGAGTAACGCACAACACCTGGCCAATGTAATGGTCAATGCTTTTATCGATGCGGTGAATCGCGGTATCGATCTGGTGCCGGTGGTGGCGGACTCGACCTCCACCGCCAAAATCGCTCCTTTTATCAAGGCGTTCCCGGACCGGCTGGTCAACGTTGGCATCGCAGAACAGACGTTGGTCGGCACGGCGGCGGGGCTGGCGATTGGTGGCAAAGTCGCGGTGACCTGTAACGCGGCTCCCTTCCTGATTTCCCGCGCCAACGAACAGGTGAAAGTCGACGTTTGTTACAACAACACTAACGTCAAATTATTTGGCCTGAATGCCGGGGCCAGTTACGGCCCGCTCGCCAGCACCCACCACAGCATTGATGACATCGCCATCATGCGCGGTTTCGGCAATATCGAGATTTATGCGCCGTCCTGCCCACTGGAGTGCCGCCAGATCATCGATTACGCGTTGGACCACGTGGGGCCGGTGTATATCCGACTCGACGGGAAAGACCTGCGGCAGCTACATGATGACAGTTACCAGTTCCGTCCCGGCAACATCGATGTGTTGCGCAGCGGCAAAGACATCGCCCTGGTGGCGATGGGATCGACCGTGCATGAAATTGTCGATGCCGCCGAGCAGCTGCAAAGCCAGGGAATCGACGCAGGTGTGATCGCCATTCCATCGATTCGCCCTTGTGATACCCAACAGTTGCGCGAACTGTTAAATCACTATCCTGCGGTGATTACCGTGGAGGAGCACAACGTCAACGGTGGCGTCGGCAGTCTGGTGGCCGAGGTATTGGCCGAAGGGGGATGTGGCATCCCGTTACTGCGGCTCGGCATTCCGGATGGGCAATACGCGATTGCCGGTGATCGTGCCGCAACCCGCGCCCGACACAGCATCGATGCCGCCAGCGTGGTGAACAACGCGGTGCGTATCTGCACAGGAGAGTAA
- a CDS encoding FGGY family carbohydrate kinase, with product MAGPLILAIDEGTTNAKAIAVDRHGTVVARGSQPLTLNHPQPGLAEQDPIAIWQAVQQAVSDCLAQCQGEPVAAVAISNQRESVLIWQRRDGQPLTPLVSWQDRRSEAFCRDLRQAGKAPRITGLTGLAVDPMFPAAKLTGMLAAVPQGLERARAGELCIGTVDSWLSWQLTGGECFVTDHANAARTQLYSLHRGDWDDELLALFHIPRAALPAIVPSASAQGVVAIADIPGLAPGTPLLARIGDSHAALQAQRSGSEEVVKATYGTGSSLMMSMATPLLTENGLSTTVAWHDGTLRFAFEGNITHTGSGAAWLGRMIGINDPRELTRLAQSTDSNQGIYFVPALSGLGAPWWDLQARGMLCGLTDAATPAVLARVALESITCQIADVFFAMEQASGVQLPALCVDGSATENSWLMQLQADVLQRPLRRAPTPEVSALGAALLAGRSLGWWQQGSDMAALQGGSVVYPREELAQSMHDHYQGWLDAVARCRYQPC from the coding sequence ATGGCAGGTCCGTTGATACTGGCGATTGATGAAGGCACCACCAACGCCAAAGCGATCGCCGTGGATCGCCATGGCACGGTGGTGGCGCGCGGTAGCCAGCCGTTGACCCTGAACCATCCACAGCCGGGACTGGCGGAGCAGGACCCCATCGCCATCTGGCAGGCGGTGCAACAGGCGGTCAGCGACTGTCTGGCGCAATGCCAGGGGGAGCCGGTGGCGGCGGTGGCGATCAGCAACCAGCGCGAATCGGTACTGATCTGGCAGCGGCGCGACGGACAGCCGTTAACGCCGCTGGTCAGCTGGCAGGATCGCCGTTCGGAAGCGTTCTGTCGTGATTTACGTCAGGCGGGGAAAGCGCCGCGTATCACCGGTCTGACCGGGTTGGCGGTCGATCCGATGTTTCCTGCCGCCAAACTGACCGGCATGCTGGCGGCGGTACCGCAAGGGCTGGAACGCGCCCGCGCGGGCGAATTATGTATTGGCACGGTCGATAGCTGGCTTAGCTGGCAACTGACCGGCGGCGAATGTTTCGTCACCGATCACGCCAATGCCGCGCGTACCCAATTGTATAGTCTGCACCGTGGTGACTGGGATGACGAGTTGTTGGCGCTGTTTCATATTCCGCGTGCCGCATTGCCAGCAATTGTACCGTCGGCCAGCGCGCAGGGCGTGGTGGCGATCGCTGATATTCCCGGTCTGGCTCCGGGTACGCCGTTGCTGGCGCGCATCGGTGATTCCCACGCTGCGCTTCAGGCACAACGCAGCGGCAGCGAAGAAGTGGTGAAAGCCACCTATGGCACCGGCTCCTCGTTGATGATGTCGATGGCGACGCCGTTACTGACCGAAAACGGCCTCAGCACTACCGTAGCCTGGCATGACGGCACCTTACGTTTTGCGTTTGAAGGCAACATCACCCATACCGGTTCTGGTGCGGCCTGGCTGGGGCGGATGATCGGCATCAATGATCCACGTGAGTTGACCCGGCTGGCGCAAAGTACCGACAGCAATCAGGGCATTTACTTTGTACCGGCGCTGTCGGGACTGGGTGCGCCCTGGTGGGATCTGCAAGCGCGTGGCATGCTGTGCGGCTTAACCGATGCGGCTACGCCGGCGGTGCTGGCACGCGTGGCGCTCGAATCCATCACCTGCCAGATTGCCGATGTGTTTTTCGCCATGGAACAGGCGAGTGGCGTGCAGCTACCGGCGTTGTGCGTCGACGGCAGTGCCACGGAAAACAGCTGGCTGATGCAGTTGCAGGCCGATGTCTTACAGCGTCCGCTCCGACGAGCTCCAACGCCGGAAGTCTCGGCGCTGGGGGCTGCGCTGCTGGCCGGACGCTCGCTGGGTTGGTGGCAGCAGGGCAGTGACATGGCGGCGTTACAGGGAGGCAGCGTGGTCTATCCGCGTGAGGAGCTGGCGCAAAGCATGCACGACCATTATCAGGGATGGCTGGACGCCGTGGCACGCTGTCGTTACCAGCCTTGCTAA
- a CDS encoding ABC transporter permease, which yields MKSNSAVAFAAQPAKAFNSREGLILLLLKLRTFIALFLIVGFFSATVPDFLALGSMVIMVKHIAINAFLALGITFVIITAGIDLSIGATLGLCGMIAGWLITKGIVLPMFGIAIFPSVWVIVPLVLLVGALIGAANGWIITRYNVAPFICTLGTMYILRGAAMLTSGGETFPGLQGNPLLGNTGFDKIGAGYFLGLPWAIWMMIVLALVIAYIARRLPFGRQVYAIGDNERAAELSGVKVRQVKIWVYTLSGFCAAIAGIVVSSQLVASHPANGTSFEMNAIAAVVLGGTSLAGGRGTILGTLVGAFVIGFLADGLIMMGVSEFWQMVIKGIVIIVAVIIDQMQSRMQQKAAVVAQKALIEEGGSGTKL from the coding sequence ATGAAAAGCAACAGTGCCGTGGCGTTCGCCGCCCAACCCGCGAAAGCCTTTAACTCACGTGAAGGTCTGATTCTGCTGTTGTTAAAACTGCGCACTTTTATCGCGCTGTTTCTGATTGTTGGCTTCTTCTCGGCGACGGTGCCGGATTTCCTCGCGCTCGGCAGCATGGTGATCATGGTGAAGCATATCGCGATTAACGCCTTTCTGGCGTTGGGTATCACCTTTGTCATCATTACAGCCGGTATCGATCTCTCAATCGGTGCCACGCTGGGCCTGTGCGGCATGATCGCGGGCTGGCTGATCACCAAAGGGATTGTGTTGCCGATGTTTGGCATCGCGATTTTTCCCAGCGTCTGGGTGATTGTGCCGCTGGTGCTGCTGGTCGGGGCTTTAATCGGCGCGGCGAATGGCTGGATTATCACGCGTTACAACGTTGCCCCCTTTATTTGCACCCTTGGCACCATGTACATCCTGCGTGGCGCAGCGATGCTGACGTCAGGCGGGGAGACGTTCCCGGGCTTACAGGGCAACCCGCTACTCGGTAACACCGGCTTTGACAAAATCGGTGCAGGCTATTTTCTCGGTTTGCCCTGGGCCATCTGGATGATGATCGTGCTGGCGCTGGTGATTGCTTATATTGCCCGACGGCTGCCCTTTGGCCGCCAGGTGTATGCCATCGGTGATAACGAACGTGCCGCCGAGCTCTCCGGGGTGAAGGTCAGGCAGGTGAAAATCTGGGTGTATACCTTGTCTGGGTTCTGTGCGGCGATTGCCGGGATTGTGGTGTCCTCGCAGTTGGTCGCCAGTCATCCGGCCAACGGGACCTCATTTGAAATGAATGCTATCGCCGCAGTGGTACTGGGCGGTACTTCGCTGGCAGGCGGACGCGGCACTATTCTCGGTACGCTGGTGGGGGCATTTGTGATCGGCTTTCTCGCCGACGGTTTAATCATGATGGGGGTCAGCGAGTTCTGGCAGATGGTGATCAAAGGCATCGTCATTATTGTCGCGGTGATTATCGACCAGATGCAAAGCCGGATGCAGCAAAAGGCAGCGGTGGTGGCCCAGAAAGCGCTGATTGAAGAGGGAGGCAGCGGAACGAAGCTTTAA
- a CDS encoding DUF2291 family protein → MKGRATGGIIMVALALMLTACTVVDLDANGNPIMPKDPHAKPGYTNQTPQQIAEESWQSRVAQPAEKQALSWNDMETKSHTLKAGTSESVFVRAGGTVTALDSSNDRERVLTVTINGKPVNVLIGPVLRSNAIRDAAGFRFEEFTNQVQYAQLTKALNRHAVKQLPTVDASWQGKPVQMVLAVTIGPGTVDEVVAIQLQQGNG, encoded by the coding sequence ATGAAGGGCAGAGCGACAGGCGGAATCATCATGGTGGCACTGGCGTTGATGTTGACGGCGTGCACGGTGGTGGATCTCGACGCAAACGGCAATCCCATCATGCCGAAAGATCCCCACGCCAAACCCGGCTACACCAATCAGACGCCGCAGCAGATCGCGGAGGAGAGCTGGCAAAGCCGGGTGGCGCAACCGGCGGAGAAACAGGCGCTGAGCTGGAACGATATGGAAACCAAAAGCCATACGTTGAAGGCAGGCACCAGCGAGAGCGTCTTTGTGCGTGCCGGCGGCACGGTCACGGCGCTGGATAGCAGTAACGATCGTGAGCGTGTACTGACCGTCACCATTAACGGTAAACCGGTCAACGTGCTGATTGGTCCGGTATTGCGCAGCAATGCTATTCGCGATGCCGCAGGTTTCCGTTTCGAAGAGTTCACTAATCAGGTGCAGTACGCGCAACTCACCAAAGCGCTCAACCGTCATGCGGTGAAACAACTGCCCACCGTGGATGCCAGCTGGCAAGGCAAACCGGTGCAGATGGTACTGGCGGTCACCATCGGGCCGGGCACCGTAGATGAAGTGGTGGCGATTCAGTTGCAACAGGGGAATGGATGA
- a CDS encoding AraC family transcriptional regulator produces the protein MKRNQTFALDIGWQPLLRDLGISVSHVLRRAGLPEDRFSHQARGLTSDEYFRFWRALAAEAGDELFPLRIVAAVSAESFNPPLFAALCSANLMQAIQRLAKYKQLVAPMSLVVEVGQQGELTVAPRWLELADDVPVSLQVAEIAFFLRLVRLATREPVRALRVTLPSGNHSPGFARFFGTAVQQGTHPAITFAAEDALRPFLTVNEGMWRVFEPDLRRRLSELDMTASTTERVRAVLLELLPGNAATMDHVAARLCMSVRTLQRRLEEEGESFRALVNTTRESLARHYLGHTTLSSEEIAFLLGFEDPNSFYRAFHGWTGQTPDSVRRIRQA, from the coding sequence ATGAAACGTAACCAAACTTTTGCACTGGATATCGGGTGGCAACCGCTGCTCAGGGATCTGGGGATTTCAGTCAGCCATGTGCTACGTCGTGCCGGACTGCCGGAAGATCGGTTTTCCCATCAGGCGCGCGGTCTGACGTCCGATGAATATTTTCGCTTCTGGCGCGCGCTGGCAGCGGAAGCCGGTGACGAGCTGTTTCCGCTCCGTATCGTGGCAGCGGTCTCCGCTGAATCTTTTAATCCGCCACTGTTTGCGGCCCTGTGCAGCGCCAACCTGATGCAGGCGATACAGCGTCTCGCAAAGTACAAGCAACTGGTGGCCCCGATGAGTCTGGTAGTGGAGGTCGGCCAGCAGGGCGAGCTAACGGTTGCGCCACGTTGGCTGGAGCTGGCCGATGATGTCCCGGTTTCATTACAAGTGGCGGAAATTGCCTTTTTCCTGCGATTAGTCCGGCTGGCGACCCGTGAGCCCGTGCGGGCGTTGCGCGTGACGCTGCCATCAGGCAATCACAGCCCCGGTTTCGCACGCTTCTTTGGCACTGCGGTGCAGCAGGGCACACATCCGGCGATCACCTTTGCCGCAGAAGACGCGTTACGTCCTTTTCTGACCGTCAATGAAGGCATGTGGCGGGTATTCGAGCCTGATTTGCGTCGCCGCTTGAGTGAACTCGATATGACGGCCAGCACCACCGAACGGGTGCGCGCGGTGCTGCTGGAACTGTTACCTGGCAATGCGGCGACCATGGATCATGTCGCGGCGCGTTTATGTATGAGTGTGCGAACCTTGCAGCGTCGGCTTGAAGAGGAAGGTGAGAGTTTTCGCGCGCTGGTCAACACGACCCGCGAAAGCCTGGCTCGTCACTATCTGGGCCACACCACGCTGTCCAGTGAGGAGATCGCTTTTTTGCTTGGCTTTGAAGATCCCAACTCTTTTTATCGTGCATTCCACGGCTGGACCGGGCAGACGCCGGATAGTGTGCGTCGTATCCGGCAGGCATGA
- a CDS encoding GlsB/YeaQ/YmgE family stress response membrane protein, whose amino-acid sequence MGILSWIIFGLIAGIVAKWIMPGKDGGGFIMTVVLGIVGAVVGGWISTLFGFGKVDGFNFGSFVVAVIGAIVVLWIYRKVRS is encoded by the coding sequence ATGGGTATTCTTTCATGGATTATTTTTGGTCTGATTGCCGGGATTGTCGCTAAATGGATTATGCCGGGTAAAGACGGTGGCGGATTCATTATGACCGTGGTTCTCGGCATAGTGGGTGCGGTAGTCGGTGGCTGGATCAGTACCCTGTTTGGCTTTGGTAAGGTGGACGGATTCAACTTCGGCAGCTTCGTGGTGGCGGTGATTGGTGCCATTGTGGTGCTGTGGATTTATCGTAAAGTACGCAGTTAA
- a CDS encoding flagellar brake protein, translated as MKEADKEQYIKRGTLAVLNVMKDLLRFQTPLMVNFSRGQFISRMLAADEDQVIFDLGSNSEDNALALRSGEVNIAAETQGAKVEFSLGGLQQVDHEGLPAFAASLPELVWQIQRREFFRVNAPMEPVFWCHSEWPDGNKARFRLQDLSLGGIGVLVDEKLPEGLNRGDTFKKLRVELGEYGQFEVTAQLLHIGERSTITNKNETRVTPRLSFRFTAIEPVQERQLQQVIFALERLARDKANRFQ; from the coding sequence GTGAAAGAAGCCGATAAAGAACAATATATTAAACGAGGTACATTGGCCGTTCTGAATGTAATGAAGGATCTGTTACGTTTTCAGACCCCGCTAATGGTGAACTTCTCGCGCGGGCAGTTTATCAGTCGCATGCTGGCGGCGGATGAAGATCAGGTGATTTTCGATCTGGGTAGCAACAGTGAGGATAATGCGCTGGCGTTGCGCAGTGGTGAAGTCAACATCGCCGCCGAAACCCAGGGAGCCAAAGTCGAATTCAGTCTTGGCGGTTTGCAGCAGGTAGACCATGAGGGACTGCCAGCCTTTGCCGCCTCCCTGCCCGAGCTGGTGTGGCAGATTCAACGCCGTGAGTTTTTCCGCGTGAATGCTCCGATGGAGCCGGTATTCTGGTGCCACAGTGAGTGGCCGGACGGCAATAAAGCACGCTTTCGCTTGCAGGATCTGTCACTGGGCGGTATTGGGGTGCTGGTGGATGAAAAGCTGCCGGAGGGTCTGAATCGTGGTGATACCTTTAAGAAACTGCGCGTGGAACTCGGCGAATATGGCCAGTTTGAGGTCACCGCCCAGTTGCTGCATATCGGTGAACGCAGCACCATCACCAACAAGAATGAAACCCGCGTAACGCCGCGATTAAGTTTCCGCTTTACCGCCATCGAACCGGTACAGGAACGCCAGCTACAGCAGGTGATCTTTGCCCTGGAACGTCTGGCTCGCGACAAGGCGAATCGCTTTCAGTAA
- a CDS encoding D-ribose ABC transporter substrate-binding protein, with the protein MKASLVKVTLLASLLTLSAASQAADKGLLAIITPSHDNPFFKAEADGAQEKAKALGYTTLVASHDDDVNKQNQLIETAIARKAKAIILDNAGADATVGPVQKAKDAGIPTFLIDREINKTGVAVAQIVSNNYQGAQLGAQKFAKLLGGKGDYVELLGKESDTNAGVRSQGYHDVLDDYSDMKMVAQQSANWSQTEAFSRMETILQKNPNIVGVISGNDTMALGAEAALKAAGKTNVIVVGFDGSDYTRDSILNKGNIKATVLQPGWDQAQMAVEQADYYLTHGKAQKEEKQLMDCVLIDDSNAAKLKNFRLAQ; encoded by the coding sequence ATGAAAGCATCCCTCGTCAAAGTTACCCTGCTGGCTTCACTCCTGACGTTGTCTGCTGCCTCACAGGCAGCAGATAAGGGCCTGCTGGCCATTATTACCCCGTCACACGACAACCCCTTTTTTAAAGCCGAAGCCGATGGTGCACAGGAAAAGGCGAAAGCGCTGGGCTACACCACGCTGGTGGCCTCGCACGATGATGATGTCAACAAACAAAACCAGTTGATTGAAACCGCCATCGCGCGCAAAGCCAAAGCGATCATCCTCGATAACGCCGGGGCCGATGCCACGGTTGGGCCGGTGCAGAAAGCCAAAGATGCCGGTATCCCCACCTTCCTGATTGACCGCGAAATCAACAAGACCGGCGTGGCGGTAGCGCAAATCGTCTCCAACAACTATCAGGGTGCTCAGCTCGGCGCGCAGAAGTTCGCCAAATTGCTGGGCGGCAAAGGGGACTACGTTGAGCTGCTGGGTAAAGAGTCTGATACCAACGCTGGCGTGCGCTCGCAGGGCTACCACGATGTGCTGGATGACTACAGCGATATGAAGATGGTGGCGCAACAAAGTGCCAACTGGAGTCAGACCGAAGCCTTCAGCCGCATGGAAACCATTTTGCAGAAGAACCCGAATATCGTTGGGGTGATCTCCGGTAACGACACCATGGCGCTCGGGGCGGAAGCGGCGCTGAAAGCGGCAGGCAAAACCAACGTGATTGTGGTCGGTTTTGATGGCAGCGATTACACCCGTGACTCGATCCTGAATAAAGGCAACATCAAAGCCACGGTGCTCCAGCCGGGCTGGGATCAGGCACAGATGGCGGTGGAGCAGGCGGATTATTACCTGACGCATGGCAAAGCGCAGAAGGAAGAGAAACAGCTGATGGATTGCGTGCTGATCGACGACAGCAACGCCGCGAAGCTGAAAAACTTCCGTCTGGCGCAGTAA
- the bamE gene encoding outer membrane protein assembly factor BamE — translation MKITHFLLLAFTAMALSGCMANVDRTHSSDLNNYSEKVIRERIVTGKSTKKDVLLLLGTPATPKAFKSASTWIYASKIVDRRLYFFIPIIRDRDQLLLLEFNDAGVVSKMDYREK, via the coding sequence GTGAAAATCACACATTTCCTCTTGCTGGCGTTTACTGCAATGGCGTTGAGCGGCTGTATGGCGAATGTGGACAGAACACATTCCTCTGATTTAAATAATTACTCAGAGAAGGTCATCCGTGAGCGTATCGTCACGGGCAAATCCACCAAAAAAGATGTGCTGTTATTACTCGGCACACCGGCTACGCCGAAAGCGTTTAAAAGCGCCAGCACCTGGATTTACGCCTCAAAGATAGTGGATCGTCGCCTCTATTTCTTTATCCCGATAATCAGGGACAGAGACCAGCTGCTGTTGTTAGAATTTAATGACGCTGGCGTGGTCAGTAAAATGGATTATCGCGAGAAGTGA
- a CDS encoding transketolase, with product MNPFKYSVDELTAKARAVRRRIIQLNAGSPAGGHTGADLSQVEILTALYFRILNCAPDRINDPQRDIYIQSKGHAVGGYYCVLAEAGYFPTDWLPTYQHADSHLPGHPVRQKTPGVELNTGALGHGLPVAVGIALAAKKDGSNRMVYVVTGDGELAEGSNWEAALVAAHYGLDNLVIINDKNKLQLAGHTRDIMNTDPLPEKWRAFGLDVTECHGNDMAAVVATLESLPRNGKPQVVVADTEKGFGISFIQSKAEWHHRVPKGEEIAQALEELKDE from the coding sequence ATGAATCCTTTCAAATACTCTGTGGACGAACTGACCGCCAAAGCGCGCGCGGTGCGTCGTCGCATTATCCAGCTCAATGCTGGCAGCCCGGCGGGGGGACATACCGGGGCTGACCTGTCGCAGGTGGAAATCCTGACGGCCCTCTATTTTCGCATTCTTAACTGCGCGCCGGACCGCATCAACGATCCACAGCGCGATATCTATATCCAGTCAAAAGGCCATGCGGTTGGCGGCTACTACTGCGTGCTGGCCGAAGCGGGCTATTTCCCCACCGACTGGCTCCCCACCTATCAGCATGCCGACTCTCATCTGCCGGGGCACCCGGTACGGCAAAAAACGCCCGGTGTGGAGCTGAATACCGGGGCGCTTGGGCACGGCCTACCGGTGGCGGTGGGTATCGCGCTGGCCGCCAAAAAAGATGGCAGCAACCGGATGGTGTATGTGGTGACCGGCGATGGCGAACTGGCCGAGGGCAGCAACTGGGAAGCGGCGCTGGTTGCGGCCCATTATGGTCTCGATAACCTGGTGATCATCAACGATAAGAACAAGTTGCAGCTGGCCGGGCATACCCGCGACATCATGAATACCGATCCGCTACCGGAGAAATGGCGGGCGTTTGGTTTAGACGTGACCGAATGCCATGGCAACGATATGGCCGCCGTCGTCGCAACGCTGGAAAGCCTGCCGCGTAACGGCAAACCACAGGTGGTGGTGGCCGATACCGAGAAAGGTTTTGGTATCTCCTTTATTCAAAGCAAGGCTGAGTGGCATCACCGGGTGCCGAAGGGAGAAGAGATCGCTCAGGCACTGGAGGAGCTGAAAGATGAGTAA